In a genomic window of Bubalus bubalis isolate 160015118507 breed Murrah chromosome 17, NDDB_SH_1, whole genome shotgun sequence:
- the TSSK1B gene encoding testis-specific serine/threonine-protein kinase 1, with protein MDDAAVLKRRGYIMGINLGEGSYAKVKSAYSERLKFNVAVKIIDRKKAPMDFLEKFLPREIEILAMLNHRSIIKTYEIFETSDGKVYIVMELGVQGDLLEFIKTRGALQEDDARKKFHQLSSAIKYCHDLDVVHRDLKCENLLLDKDFNIKLSDFGFSKRCLRDDSGRLTLSKTFCGSAAYAAPEVLQGIPYQPKVYDIWSLGVILYIMVCGSMPYDDSNIKKMLRIQKEHRVNFPRSKHLTGECKDLIYRMLQPDVTRRLHIDEILSHCWVQPKARGLSSAAVNKEGESSRAAEPPWTPEPSSDKKSATKLEPREEVRPEPRAEPSPEEEMATVQVSQQSEAVGLPSEQPSKTEEGAPPQPSETHA; from the coding sequence ATGGATGACGCTGCCGTCCTCAAGCGACGAGGCTACATCATGGGGATCAATTTGGGAGAGGGCTCCTACGCCAAAGTCAAATCCGCTTACTCTGAGCGCCTCAAGTTCAACGTGGCGGTCAAGATCATCGACCGCAAGAAAGCCCCCATGGACTTCCTGGAGAAATTCCTTCCCCGGGAAATTGAGATTCTGGCCATGCTAAACCACCGCTCCATCATCAAGACCTATGAGATCTTCGAGACGTCAGACGGCAAGGTCTACATCGTCATGGAACTCGGGGTCCAGGGCGACCTCCTTGAGTTCATCAAGACCCGGGGGGCCCTGCAGGAAGACGACGCTCGCAAGAAGTTCCACCAGCTGTCCTCGGCCATCAAATACTGCCACGACCTGGACGTCGTCCACCGAGACCTCAAGTGCGAGAACCTTCTCCTCGACAAGGACTTCAACATCAAGCTGTCCGACTTTGGCTTCTCCAAGCGCTGCCTGCGGGACGACAGCGGCCGGCTGACGCTGAGCAAGACCTTCTGCGGGTCGGCGGCGTACGCGGCCCCCGAGGTGCTGCAGGGCATCCCCTACCAGCCCAAGGTGTACGACATCTGGAGCCTGGGCGTGATTCTCTACATCATGGTCTGCGGCTCCATGCCGTACGACGACTCCAACATCAAGAAGATGCTGCGCATCCAGAAGGAGCACCGCGTCAACTTCCCGCGCTCCAAGCACCTGACGGGCGAGTGCAAGGACCTCATCTACCGCATGCTGCAGCCGGACGTCACCCGGCGCCTGCACATCGACGAGATCCTCAGCCACTGCTGGGTCCAGCCCAAGGCCCGGGGCCTGTCCTCCGCGGCCGTCAACAAGGAGGGCGAGAGCTCCCGGGCCGCCGAGCCCCCATGGACCCCTGAACCCAGCTCCGACAAGAAGTCTGCCACCAAGCTGGAGCCCCGGGAAGAGGTGCGGCCCGAGCCCCGGGCTGAGCCGAGCCCTGAGGAGGAGATGGCGACGGTGCAGGTGTCCCAGCAGTCAGAGGCCGTGGGTCTGCCCAGTGAGCAGCCCAGCAAGACCGAGGAGGGGGCGCCCCCGCAGCCTTCAGAGACGCACGCCTAG